One Ahaetulla prasina isolate Xishuangbanna chromosome 1, ASM2864084v1, whole genome shotgun sequence DNA window includes the following coding sequences:
- the LOC131187607 gene encoding disintegrin and metalloproteinase domain-containing protein 20-like, producing MSTCMALLSVVLLKIIQNAASRQAPPQGFRYASYDVIIPRKLSPKYGQEETQHVSYLLHIEGNPQVVFLRQRRNFIPKVFPVFTYDTAGDLQVDHPFIKDDCFYHGFIQRKSSSRVTLSTCSGGLRGLLQMENKIYEIEPIQESSTFQHVVFRLEVEEGALRMTCGVGEEQQSHQEDIIPVTDNLGNKDIFGKSWWTHTRYVKVAIVIDYELFLQFHRNESFIMMRVLDIVHTANSFYDSLSVHLSIAGLVIWSQNNPINITSVAGSTLSLFNIWRRNHLLKILKNDVANLFAYKHFGITVGLAYIGTICSSHWASAIESYRTFSLFLISEIFAHELGHVLGMIHDEKYCHCGKPKCIMAPYATETDKFSNCSYNDYFRRRNIECLFVPPDTNTTFIFESCGNQRVEKEEQCDCGSETQCKSDPCCQANCMLRPGAVCAFGLCCANCQYRQHGTVCREKISSCDLPEYCNGTWEHCPEDMHVQDGAVCNDGVYCYHGNCTTHEMQCKTIFGSGATVASEVCFIEVNNKGDRFGNCGLKHGIYKKCDTGDSLCGRIQCKSVEMPSLEDHSTIIHTSTGVNQCWGTDYHTGMKVNDIGAVIDGTPCGNNMMCIEGSCLNVSILKYDCNVTMCHNRGVCNTLKHCHCDVGWAPPDCRNTGSGGSIDSGPVPNLIQAKANIKTTALAGVLSAFCLIIVSTGLIIWFKDRLRNRFGKLQGRVHATKSNDKETPV from the coding sequence ATGAGTACATGTATGGCATTGTTGAGTGTGGTATTGCTGAAGATCATCCAAAATGCAGCTTCTAGACAGGCACCTCCTCAGGGCTTCAGATATGCCTCTTATGATGTGATCATCCCAAGGAAGCTGTCTCCCAAGTATGGGCAAGAAGAAACCCAGCATGTAAGCTACCTCCTGCACATTGAAGGAAATCCCCAGGTGGTATTTCTCAGGCAAAGAAGGAACTTCATCCCAAAGGTCTTTCCTGTCTTCACTTATGATACAGCTGGAGATCTCCAGGTGGATCATCCATTTATCAAGGATGATTGTTTCTACCATGGATTTATACAGAGAAAGTCCTCTTCTCGAGTCACCCTCAGTACATGTTCAGGAGGACTGAGAGGTCTCTTGCAAATGGAAAATAAGATCTATGAAATTGAACCAATCCAGGAATCTTCTACTTTTCAACACGTGGTGTTTCGGTTAGAAGTAGAGGAAGGGGCTCTCCGAATGACTTGTGGAGTAGGAGAGGAACAACAGAGTCATCAAGAGGACATAATTCCTGTAACAGATAATCTTGGAAACAAAGATATTTTTGGTAAATCCTGGTGGACACATACTAGATATGTTAAAGTGGCAATTGTGATTGATTACGAACTATTTTTGCAGTTTCACAGAAATGAATCTTTTATTATGATGCGAGTTCTAGATATTGTCCACACTGCAAATTCATTCTATGATTCACTTTCTGTTCATTTATCAATAGCAGGCTTAGTGATCTGGTCACAAAACAACCCCATAAACATTACCTCTGTAGCAGGTAGCACACTTTCATTGTTTAATATTTGGAGAAGAAACCATCtgcttaaaattttaaaaaatgatgttgcTAACTTATTTGCTTATAAACATTTTGGGATAACAGTAGGACTTGCTTATATTGGAACTATATGTAGCAGTCACTGGGCAAGTGCTATTGAATCGTATAGAACTTTCAGTTTGTTTTTGATTTCTGAAATATTTGCCCATGAACTGGGACACGTTCTTGGAATGATACATGATGAAAAATATTGTCATTGTGGAAAGCCTAAGTGCATTATGGCACCCTATGCAACAGAGACTGATAAATTTAGTAACTGCAGTTATAATGATTACTTCCGCCGTAGAAACATTGAGTGTTTATTTGTCCCACCAGACACTAACACAACATTTATATTTGAATCCTGTGGTAACCAAAGAGTGGAAAAAGAAGAGCAGTGTGACTGTGGGTCAGAAACACAATGCAAGTCAGATCCCTGCTGTCAAGCTAATTGTATGTTGCGCCCTGGGGCTGTATGTGCCTTTGGACTGTGCTGTGCTAACTGCCAATATCGTCAACATGGAACTGTTTGCAGAGAGAAGATTAGCAGTTGTGATCTCCCTGAATATTGCAATGGGACTTGGGAGCACTGTCCAGAAGATATGCACGTGCAAGATGGTGCCGTGTGCAATGATGGCGTGTATTGTTATCATGGGAACTGCACGACTCATGAAATGCAGTGCAAAACGATATTTGGTAGTGGAGCAACAGTTGCTTCTGAAGTTTGCTTCATAGAAGTGAATAATAAAGGTGATCGCTTTGGCAACTGTGGCCTTAAACATGGAATTTACAAGAAGTGCGATACTGGGGATAGCCTATGTGGCCGTATCCAGTGTAAAAGTGTAGAAATGCCTTCTTTGGAGGATCACAGTACAATAATTCATACTTCCACTGGAGTTAATCAATGCTGGGGCACTGACTACCACACTGGGATGAAGGTAAATGATATTGGAGCAGTGATAGATGGAACTCCTTGTGGCAATAACATGATGTGCATTGAGGGTAGTTGCCTCAATGTGTCCATTCTGAAATACGACTGTAATGTCACAATGTGCCACAACCGGGGAGTATGTAACACTCTCAAACACTGTCACTGTGATGTTGGATGGGCCCCTCCAGACTGCAGAAATACAGGCTCTGGAGGTAGCATAGACAGTGGGCCAGTTCCAAATCTGATACAGGCTAAAGCTAATATAAAAACCACAGCTTTAGCTGGAGTATTATCTGCCTTTTGTCTCATAATTGTTTCTACTGGCCTGATTATCTGGTTCAAAGATAGACTGAGAAATCGATTTGGAAAATTGCAAGGAAGAGTCCATGCTACAAAATCAAATGATAAAGAAACACCAGTGTAA